CAACTATGATCAGAACAAACACATTTAAACCTAGTACTATCAAGAATTAATAGTAAATAGATTCTTCTTTCACTGAAATAATTAGATTTTATTTTTTTCTCATTTTCATTGTTTTTTTATATCTAAACGCAAAAAAAACAGGAATAAACAATCCCCCCTTGCCAAGCTAGTGTATATCTGGTTTCAAAACAATAGCAACACTTGTTCTGTATTGCTCTCAACTAAACAGAACATGCCATTTACTCCAAATAATATTTCTAGACTTACTTTCTATTTTTCCTTCCCACAAAAGCTTATTTGAAAGAAATTCCTTTTTAAAAGATATATAATGTTATTTAATGAATTATTGTCAAAAAAATATATTAACGTTCATCGTACGTCTTAATTTACAACAGAACGACAAGGAGAATGATTTAATTGAACATTAAATTACAGCACTTATTTTGGTTACTTATTCTAGCCATTCTTACAAACGTAATGTTTGTCTCGGATAGCGTTTACGCCGAATCAACTGATCTACTTAAAATGACGATCATTCCTCGAGGAGATGCAAAAAATGACGAGAGAAAAGAGCAACGCTCACATACCCATACATCCTTTGAACCTACAGGTGTTTTTTTGCCAAAGGATGAAGAGATCATCATTTATGTCGATGAGACACCCGAAAATTTAGAATTGTATGTTGGTCAATGGGGAAACTATACTAATGTTGTTGGCCTGACTGATGGAAACCTTCAGTTCAATTCTGGAAAATTGAAACTCAAAAAAGGAGAGAATCGCTTCACCAATACTTTAACGGGCGGAATGGTCTATCTAGTCAATTCTTCTACAACGCAGACTGTTCATGCTAGTCTATCTAAAAACATCAATGTTCCTTATTTTATTCAAGGAGAAACTTCTATCGAAGAATTTAAAGCTTCACTAGAGCTCTTTAGTGATGTTCCTTTTATGGAATTTGTAAACAATGACGCGATTGCTACAATCCGCATGGATCGGGCAAAAGATATTTTTCTGCAAGGAGAACAAGCCAATCGGTTTATGACGTATGTCTCCCAAGCTATTCAGCTAGAAAACGAAGCTGCCGGACTTGACTTTAATGGCAGTGGGATTACTAAAAAAGCCCAACAGCGTGTTCATATCGCCAATCCTACAAGTGGAGCTGGGAAATTTTACTGTACAGACTATTTTTTAGCGATACATAGTGCTACAACAGGGGATCGGGAAGTCTTTAGTTCTGGCGATAATATGACCAACTGGGGACTATTCCATGAGATTGGTCACTCTTATCAAAATATGTATTATACCTGGGATGATATGGGGGAAGTTACTGTCAATATTTATTCAGATCATGTCCAAAAACATCTCACTGGTAATAATAGCCCCTACGACGCTATCATGAGTCCTAATAACAAAAATAATAAATATAGAGAAAAAGTGGCTCGCTATTTTACCAACCTAGAAAATGATCCTTTATGGGACTTGAATGCAGAAATAGCAAAATATCCCACTGATTTTCATTTTGCTGCTTTAGGGATGTTTGTTACCTTACCTAGAACATTTGGCTATGACTTTTACCCTGAGCTTAATAAGTTATATCGAGCTACTCCGGTCTCTCAATTACCAGTTACTAGTGATGAGAAAAAGCAATTTTTCATTATTATGACTTCAAAAATAGCCAATCGAGATTTGACTCCTTATTTTGATTTTTGGCATTTTAAGATAGATGATGATACGAAACAAACGTTAGCTAATCTTCATTTACCGACACTAGAGAAGGAAATTTGGAAAGATATCCTAGCAACTGAACAAGAAGAAAAGGACGGAACGTATCGCATTTCAGATAGATCTTATACATTACCTTATGCTGATTTAGATTCTACTATTCCAGTTATTACGACCCGTTTTGAAGATCTAAATCGCTTTTCTTTAGAAAAATATTTTTCTAATCTTCATTCAGAACCAATTGCTTCTCCCGTTCACTATCTTAAAAGTGATATTGCTGATCCAACAAATTTTAGTATCCAAGATGGTTATGCCTATTTTGAAAATGATCGGTTGATCACCAATAGATTAAATGTCCAAACACAAATCATCCCCAATAATACGTATGTCATGTCTGGTCAAAATGGTTCTTATGCTGCTATAGACTATGATCCTAGTACCCAAGAGTTGGTTGCTGTCGGAAACCTCAAGCAAATTTTGCAAAATATACCAAATAATATTTATCCTAAAGTAACCGTTTATAGTGCACAGATGACAGAGAAAAAACTTTACGCTGAAGGATATGGTAGAGATACAGGCCTTGCTTTTGCTAATAAATTAAATAAGTTCAAAGTAGCGGAAAATGATATTATAGAGATTTATCATCGAGAATCAACCAAACGCGTGTCCCGCTATATAAATGGTACAAAGGTTATAACAAACAAAGATACGTATTATTACATCATTACTCCTAGTGGTTGGAAAGAACTTGATTTCGCTCCTGTAGTCCAATGGAAACAAACAGAATTTCCTATTGCAAAAACCTTGACGACAGATGATTTCATTGCGAGTTACACTAATCCTGTTAACGGCGATATTACCTTTTCCTTTGGCGCAACACTTCCTACACAAAGCATTAAACAAGGGCAAACGTTATCCAGTTATCTTAGTCAGACTATATCAATCAAAGCTCAAAACAGTCTGTTTGGAGGTGTTGGGGATTATACGATTCCTTTCAATTATTACTTTGAGGATACAATCGTTATTCCTAGACACGGAGGATACGGTACACTTTTGACTTTTGACAAAGACAATAAAAAGCTCATTGCCCAAGGATCTGATCCTTACACCATGAACGGATCAGATCCTTCAACGAAACCTTTGCTCAATATGACAGTCACTTATCTGAATAAAGAGAAAACGCCCACACAAATAGAGGTAAAGAACAGTACCCGAGCGAATGCGTTTACTAAGATGATCAATGATCAAAATATTACGTTGGAAACAGGCGATGTGATAGAGATTACACATGCTAGAGTCAATCAAGAGGCGATTTCTCTCGATGCGGATAGCCAACAATATGTTACAAAAGCCTTAACAGCATTTGTTGAGGGGGAAAAACACGAGACCTTCAGTGGACCTACTCAATACTTTTTAGTGACAGATAAGGGCTTGAAATTATACGAAAATCCAGATGAGATAGTTGGTAACGTCACCGTCAATTATGTAGACGATCAGAACACTCCCATCCATAAATCAGATGTTTTAACTGGGAAAATCGGCGCAACTTACGCAACAACACCTAAAGATATTGAAGGTTATGTTTTAAAAGAAACACCTGAAAATAATACAGGTATCTTCAATGTAAATGATCAAGCCGTTACCTATGTTTACACCAAAGACGGAACATTATCCCTCGATTTTGTTCCAGCTATCAGTTTTGGGACTCATCCGATTTCAGGAAAAACAATGAATATTACCGCTGAAAAGTTGCCTGAACCAGCGTATTATATTCAAATTACAGATACTAGAACAGCACCTGGAAATTGGCTTTTACAAGTACAACAAAGCCAACAATTCAAAACATCTAACAATGACGTTTTAGCTGGAGCACTTTTTTCAATCTCGAATATCTACGCTGAAAAGAAAACCGATGGCACGAAAGTACCCTCTGTTATAAATTCAGATTTCACTTTAACGTTTGATGAACATGATCAAGGCTCTAATCAAAATGTTTTAACAGCTAAATCTGGCGAAGGTAGCGGTACTTGGCGTTTTTACTTTAATGAGCAAACAAGTGATACTCCTAGTATCCATCTATTCGTTCCTGAAACAGCCAACAAAACGATTGGTTCATTTTCTAGTGAACTCCTTTGGACATTATCAACCATCCCTTAAATAGCTTACAACTGCATCAGTTTGACTTTTGTGTGGGACATTCTTTCTAAAAATAGCAAACAAACGTTTATATGAGTTAGTTACCCATATAAACGCTTGTTTGCTATTTCATTATAGCGACTATGACCTATTTAATACGTCTCATTCAGCCTACTTATTTCGCTCCTATGCTGTTCTTTTAATACTTCTGGCGCGATCACTTTTACACCGTTACCAAACATTAATAAATATGGTAAAATCGTTTTTTGTTGGTTGGCATAAATCCTTACATCAACAGAATCAGCTCTTACTTCGATCTCATCTTCCGTATAATAATCATATAGCTTTCCTAAGTCCTCTTTTTTAAAGCGTAATTGAATGATCTCTTCATTTGTTTCAACGAGCCTTTTATTAGAATACTCAACAGGTTCAAAAGTTATTTTTTGAATCATAAGGTGCCGAATTCGAGTGACCTTGAAATATCTAAATGCTTCTCGATCCTCACAATAAGAATAGATATACCAGCTCCCGTTCATCAACATCAGTTCATATGGATGAATCGTTCTTTGCGTATGGTCACCTTTGTTGTCCACATAATCAATTATTAGCTTTTTATTTTTTTTTAGCGCAAGATTGATGTCATTGATTTTTCGTTTTGTTTCTATTTCAATTTCCGGGCGATGCATCGTTGGTGATTCAAAGGAAAATTGTCTTTTGAATTGCCCTTTTTGATTGGCTTTTTCCTGTATTAATGTAATTTTTTCTTTGATCGTGTTTTGTTGATCAGAAATTCCAAATAACCCTTCTTGGACATTCAATGCATTTAGGATATCTTGCTTTTCTTCTCCACTATAGGTATATGTTCGCAATTTAAAAGAATCCACTAGAGAAAAACCACCATGACGGCCTGGGTGAGAAACAATCGGAAAACCGGCTAATTCAATCGTTTCGATATCTCTAAAAATTGTTCTTTTAGTCACTTCAAAACGTTGCGCTAATTGAGCCGTTGAAACGATCTCATTTTCTAAAAGCAAAACGATGATCGCTAATATTCGTTCGATTTTCTTCATACAGTTCTCCTCCATTAATCTGAAAAAAAGATTAGCATACAAGGCTTCATCTTTTAGTGCTTTAACACTTCTAGTTTGACATGATCAGCGCGTTGTTGCTCCTTTTTTCTCAACGTTTATTCAGATTTTAAGGGGCTGAGATACAACTCTTCGAGTTATGTCCCAGTCCCTTCTCTAGTCTCATTCTTATAATCACTTTTTAACTATTCAAGTCTTTATTCCCGATATTTGATTGCTAAACCTTTCAAGAAATTTCTGGCGTACCGGTCGCCACATTCTTTGTAGTTGCGATGCCCTTCTTTTCTTAAAATAGCACTTAGTTCACTATCAGAAGCATAAACACCTGCAAGTCTCAATACGTCCAGCATGTCATCACTTGTAAGCGTCAGAGCAATTTTTACTTTCTTAAGCAAAACATTATTGACGTTACTCTGGCTAGTGATCAAGAATGTTGGCTTAGGTGCGACACCATTTTTCACTGGCGGCTTACCTCTTTTGTACGTGATCAAGCCGTTCAAGAAAGCCTCTAATGTACGATTATCACAGACTGCATCACGTGGAAGTTCATCTTCTTCATTTTGTTTTGTTAGTAATACCCTTAGTTCTTCTCTGGTAATCTCTAGATCACCTAGTTTAAAGATCTTGATCATATCTGTATCTTTGATATCCAATGCATAGCGCAAGCGAATCAATATATCGTTGTTATTCATCTTTCTCCTCCAGAAAACGTATCATTATTTCTTTAGTATAAAGCTTTCTTTCAGAGAATGCATCAATTTATTGTGATTTGTTAGAATAAATAAATGATCGATTTTAACTATACTATGCTCCATGATATACGGCTTCAATGTTATAGCCATCTGGATCAAGAATGAACGCTGCATAATAGTGAGCGCCATAATCTGGTCTAATTCCAGGTTTACCATTATCAGTCCCACCAGCTTTTATGGCAGCATCATAGAACGCTTCTACCTCTGCTTTGGATGCAGCACTAAAAGCAAAATGAATAAGCTTAGGCTCGCCTTCAACTATCCAAAAACCACCAGCAGGATCTCCGCTGATAATTTCTTTCTTACCAAAACTAAC
The Enterococcus silesiacus DNA segment above includes these coding regions:
- a CDS encoding cytoplasmic protein; protein product: MNNNDILIRLRYALDIKDTDMIKIFKLGDLEITREELRVLLTKQNEEDELPRDAVCDNRTLEAFLNGLITYKRGKPPVKNGVAPKPTFLITSQSNVNNVLLKKVKIALTLTSDDMLDVLRLAGVYASDSELSAILRKEGHRNYKECGDRYARNFLKGLAIKYRE
- a CDS encoding glyoxalase, translated to MMDHFSVNVSDIEKSKQFYKEALAPLGNEIKLDFGTTVSFGKKEIISGDPAGGFWIVEGEPKLIHFAFSAASKAEVEAFYDAAIKAGGTDNGKPGIRPDYGAHYYAAFILDPDGYNIEAVYHGA